GCGGGTCGGCGCGTGTTCGTTCACTGTCGTAACGGCGTGAGTCGGAGCGGGATGGTGATCGTGGCCTACCTGATGCACAAGAACCGCTGGTCGCGAGAGCAAGCGCTGGACTTCGTGCGGAGCAAGCGCCCTGTGACGAGGCCCAACCCGGCGTTTATGGAACGGCTCGCCGAATGGGAGCACGTTGTGTTGGGAAAGTGATTGTGAAAAAACGGAACCGGGGAGGCATCAGCCTCCCCGGTTCCGTTTTAATACTGGCTTCCTAATCGCGGTAGCGCACGTCCACCGTGCCGTTGTTGCGGAACTCGATGTCCACGACCCCGTTCCGGAACTCGAACCGAATGGACCGGCGGTCCACCTCGAAGTCGCGGAGTTTGCCGTTCGGCAGCGCGAAGCACACGCGCACCGGTTGCCGAGTCACTGGGTGGATGATCCACACGTCGTGCTGACCCGGGGTCGGCGTGAAGAACCGCGAGAACTCGCTCAGTGTCACCGCTCGCGGACCCACGGGAGCGGGCACCACCGGGTTCACCACGACCGGAACCGGCACCACAACTACCGGGCGATACACGGGAGCGGGCGTAATTTGCGGTTGCAGCGTTACACGCGGCGCGAGCGTGACGGGCGGCGTGTAAATCGGCGGTTGGGCCGGGCTGGTCAGCGCGAGCGACAAGAGTAGCGGCGTCATGGCGGGTTGCTCCGTTCGTGCCTGTTGTGCCGGTAGAACGTCAGCCGTGCTCGGAACTTGCGCGCCACTTTTGCCCACTCTTCTTACGTTCGGGTGAAATAATCTCGGCCCGCGTTCAGTAACCATCCCGAACACAGTGCTTTTTGCTTGTGTCGGCATCGGCTCTCGGGCAATCTGAGAGCCACCCCGAGTCGTTTTTGAGAGTGCCGATGCCGTCCGCGGACGTGCTGGATTTCGAGAAGTTACTCGCACCGATCCCCGGTGAGAAGCCGACCGGGGCGGACCTCCGGGTCAACGCCGGGCCGACGTCCCTCTATTACCAGGTGAAGGACGGGCGGAGCGCGGCTCGCGCCGCCGAGCGCCGGATCGAGGGCGGACAGGACGAATCGCCCCCAGACTGGAAGCCGGTCGTCACCGCCGCGACAAAGGCGCTGGGCGAGACGACGAAAGACCTCGAACTGGTCGCGTACCTGATCGAAGGGCTGTGCCGCACTCAAGGTGTCGCGGGCATTCGCGACGGGTTCAAGCTTGCCCGCGGGTTGGCAGAAAACTTCTGGGACGGGTTGCTCCCCACTCCCGACGAAGACGGACTCGCGACCACGCTAGGACCGCTCGCCGGGCTGAACGGAGACGACGCCGAAGGGACGTTGATCGCGCCGATCAACCGGATCGCGATCACCGACTCGGCCTCGTTCGGGAAACTCACCACGGCGGTGTACCTGCAAGCGGTGGCGGTGGCGAAGATCGTCGATCCCGAGGCGCGCGAGCGCCGGATCGCGGCCGGGTCGCCGAGTATGGAGATGGTGCAGAAGGCCGTCGACGAGACGCCGGCACCGTTCTACCGCACGCTAATTGAAGACCTGGCCGCGGCACTCGAAGAGTTCGCGAAACTCAACGCGGTTCTCGACGAGAAGGGCGGCCGGTTCGCCCCACCCTCGTCCGCAATCCGCAACGGGATCGAAGGGGTGTTGGCCGCGATCAACGACGTGGCGCGCGGGAAACTCGCCGTTACTGCAACGACCGCGGCACCGCCGAGCGACGCCCCTTCGGGTACGGACGCGGGCGGCCAACCCAGTACGGGCGGGGATAGCGGCGCGGGGGGTGAGCGGCTCCCGACGGTCCGCACCCGCGACGACGCCCTCAACGCGATCCTCCAGTTGAGCGACTACTTCCGGCGCACCGAACCGCACTCGATGGTCCCCTACGCGCTCGAACAGGCCGTGCGGTGGGCGCGGATGCCGCTCCCGGAACTGATGACGGAACTGATCGACGACGACTCCGCCCGCCGCGCGCTGTTCAAGCAGGTGGGCATCCGCAACACCGACAGTTGATACGGCCGGGCGCCCGCCGGCCGGAGTGCAGCAATAGCGAGAGCGCCACCACTGGTGAACTCTCACCGGCCGACCGACGCCGGCACGTACCCGAATCCCCCCTCACCACAGGTGCCGCATGGGTAGCGAGAGCTTGCAGAAGAAGCTGGACCGGGTTCGCAAACCGCGGGTCCACATCACGTATGACGTGGAGACAGAAGGCGCGCTGGTGGTCAAGGAACTGCCGTTCGTGGTCGGCGTCCTGGGCGACTTCTCCGGCCAGCCGACCGAGCCGCTCAAGCCGCTGAAGGAGCGCAAGTTCATCCAGATCGACCGCGACAACTTCAACGACGTGATGAGCCGGATGACGCCCGGGCTGAACCTGAAGGTGAAGAACACCCTCAAGGACGACGGGTCCGACCTCGGGCTGCAACTCAAGTTCAGCAACATGGACGACTTCTCCCCGGAGAAGGTCGCCCAACAGGTCGATCCCGTCAAGAAGCTCATCGAAACCCGGGACCGGCTCCGCGACCTGCTCACGAAGGTCGACCGCTCCGAGGGCCTCGAAGGGCTCCTCGAAAAGGTGCTCTCGAACACCGAAGAACTCAAGAAGCTGGCCGATCAGGTCGGCGCGCAACCAGCCGACGGGCAGTAAGAGAAGGGCCTTTGGCGCAGAAGCCCGGGACGAAGGGTGGGGCGGATCGGGGTCAAATCCCGGCGCCCGGCACCCCAGCGCCCCCGTCTTCTCACCCTTCACCCGTTCACAATAATTCCCCCTTCTCTTAACCGGGACACAAACAATGGCCAACGAACAACAAGCGGCCGGGGCCGCGGGCGCGACCACAACCGTTGAGGCCGGCAGCCTGCTCGATCAAGTGCTGACCGCGACCAAGCAGACCGAGCGGACACGGGCCGAGGAACTGATCCGCACGCTCACCGAAGAGGCGCTCAAGGGCACGGTCGCCTACTCGAAGAACGTGACCGTAACCATCAACCAGGCAATCAAGGCCATCGACGCGGCCGTGTCGAAGCAACTGAACGCCGTGATGCACCACCCGGACTTCCTCAAACTCGAGGGCTCGTGGCGCGGGCTGCACCACCTCGTCATGAACAGCGAAACGAGCACCAACCTCAAGCTGAAGGTGCTCAACGTCTCCAAGCGAGAACTGTTCAAGGACGTGGACAAGGCGGTCGAGTTCGACCAGTCGCAGATCTTCAAGAAGCTCTACGAGAACGAGTTCGGCACGCCCGGCGGCGAGCCCTACGGGTCGCTCATCGGCGACTACGAGTTCACCAACCACCCCGAAGACATCGAGCTCCTGTCGAAGATGTCGAACGTGGCGGCGGCGGCGTTCTGCCCGTTCGTCAGCGCGGCCGACCCAAAACTGTTCGGGTTCGACAAGGGCTGGACGGATCTCTCCACCCCGCGCGACCTGTCCAAGGTCTTCGACTCGGCCGAGTACGCAAAGTGGAAATCGTTCCGCGACTCGGACGATTCGCGGTTCGTGTCCCTCACGATGCCCCGGGTGCTGGCGCGGCTGCCCTACGGCGCGACCACCAAGCCCGTCGAGGCGTTCGGTTATGAGGAGGGCGAGTTCGACAAGAACGGCTCTCCGAAGGCCCTGGACCATGCGAACTACTGCTGGATGAACTCGGCCTACGTGATGGGCACGAAGCTCACCGATGCGTTCGCCAAGTACGGCTGGTGCGTGGCGATCCGCGGGGCCGAGGGCGGCGGGAAGGTGGAGGGGCTGCCGGCCCACGTGTTCAAGAGCGACGACGGTGACCCGGACCTGAAGTGCCCGACAGAAATCGGTATCACGGACCGCCGCGAGAAGGAACTCAGCGACCTCGGGTTCCTCCCGCTGTGCCACTACAAGAACACCGACTACGCCGTGTTCTTTGGCTCGCAGACCGCGCAGAAGCCGAAGAAATACGACAAGCCGGAGGCCACCGCGAACGCCGCGATCTCGGCGCGCCTGCCGTACATCATGGCCAGTTCGCGCATCGCCCACTACCTGAAGGTCATGGCCCGGGACAAGATCGGTACCTTCATGGAAACGAAGGACTGCGAGGACTGGCTGAACCAGTGGATCAGCCAGTACGTCAACTCGAACCCGAACGCGGGCCAGGAGATGAAGGCCAAGTACCCGCTGGCCGAAGCGAAGGTGACCGTAGCCGAGATCCCGGGCAAGCCGGGCTCGTACAACGCGGTCGC
This region of Gemmata massiliana genomic DNA includes:
- the tssA gene encoding type VI secretion system protein TssA, coding for MPSADVLDFEKLLAPIPGEKPTGADLRVNAGPTSLYYQVKDGRSAARAAERRIEGGQDESPPDWKPVVTAATKALGETTKDLELVAYLIEGLCRTQGVAGIRDGFKLARGLAENFWDGLLPTPDEDGLATTLGPLAGLNGDDAEGTLIAPINRIAITDSASFGKLTTAVYLQAVAVAKIVDPEARERRIAAGSPSMEMVQKAVDETPAPFYRTLIEDLAAALEEFAKLNAVLDEKGGRFAPPSSAIRNGIEGVLAAINDVARGKLAVTATTAAPPSDAPSGTDAGGQPSTGGDSGAGGERLPTVRTRDDALNAILQLSDYFRRTEPHSMVPYALEQAVRWARMPLPELMTELIDDDSARRALFKQVGIRNTDS
- the tssB gene encoding type VI secretion system contractile sheath small subunit, with the protein product MGSESLQKKLDRVRKPRVHITYDVETEGALVVKELPFVVGVLGDFSGQPTEPLKPLKERKFIQIDRDNFNDVMSRMTPGLNLKVKNTLKDDGSDLGLQLKFSNMDDFSPEKVAQQVDPVKKLIETRDRLRDLLTKVDRSEGLEGLLEKVLSNTEELKKLADQVGAQPADGQ
- the tssC gene encoding type VI secretion system contractile sheath large subunit, giving the protein MANEQQAAGAAGATTTVEAGSLLDQVLTATKQTERTRAEELIRTLTEEALKGTVAYSKNVTVTINQAIKAIDAAVSKQLNAVMHHPDFLKLEGSWRGLHHLVMNSETSTNLKLKVLNVSKRELFKDVDKAVEFDQSQIFKKLYENEFGTPGGEPYGSLIGDYEFTNHPEDIELLSKMSNVAAAAFCPFVSAADPKLFGFDKGWTDLSTPRDLSKVFDSAEYAKWKSFRDSDDSRFVSLTMPRVLARLPYGATTKPVEAFGYEEGEFDKNGSPKALDHANYCWMNSAYVMGTKLTDAFAKYGWCVAIRGAEGGGKVEGLPAHVFKSDDGDPDLKCPTEIGITDRREKELSDLGFLPLCHYKNTDYAVFFGSQTAQKPKKYDKPEATANAAISARLPYIMASSRIAHYLKVMARDKIGTFMETKDCEDWLNQWISQYVNSNPNAGQEMKAKYPLAEAKVTVAEIPGKPGSYNAVAYLRPWLQFEELTTSLRMVARIPKIG